Proteins found in one Seonamhaeicola sp. S2-3 genomic segment:
- a CDS encoding mechanosensitive ion channel domain-containing protein: MDRVSEYKNIAMESLRAMWLEITKIFPSIIGALIVLIIGWLITKLIVKLIKKALKLAKADKLDDKLNEIEIVEGKKLNFDTVKIISGFVKWVMYIMLIIMVSDILSLTMISQQISNLLGYLPQLFSALVIFTIGLFLANIIKKGLRSFFESMDLSGAKIISQIVFFIILIFTSITALNQAGVDTAIITSNITLILGAFLLAFALAFGLGAQKVVGELLKTFYARKTYEIGQVIEFNNIKGEVEAIDNMCITLKTEKGKLIIPIKDVVESQVKIQD; this comes from the coding sequence ATGGACAGAGTTTCAGAATACAAAAATATAGCTATGGAGTCTCTACGCGCTATGTGGCTAGAAATAACTAAAATATTTCCTAGTATAATAGGAGCTTTAATAGTTTTAATAATAGGCTGGTTAATTACTAAACTTATAGTGAAACTAATTAAAAAAGCATTAAAATTAGCAAAGGCAGATAAGCTAGATGATAAATTAAATGAAATTGAAATAGTAGAAGGAAAAAAACTAAACTTCGATACTGTTAAAATTATATCTGGTTTTGTTAAATGGGTGATGTATATCATGCTCATCATCATGGTTTCAGATATTTTAAGTCTTACCATGATATCACAACAAATTAGTAATTTGCTAGGGTACTTACCACAGTTATTTTCGGCCTTAGTAATTTTTACTATTGGTTTGTTTTTGGCCAATATTATTAAAAAAGGGCTGCGATCATTTTTTGAGTCTATGGATTTATCTGGTGCTAAAATAATAAGCCAGATAGTGTTTTTTATTATTTTAATTTTTACATCAATTACCGCCTTAAATCAAGCAGGAGTTGATACAGCAATAATTACTAGTAATATAACATTAATATTAGGTGCCTTTTTATTAGCGTTTGCTTTGGCTTTTGGTCTTGGAGCACAAAAAGTGGTAGGAGAATTGTTAAAAACTTTTTATGCCAGAAAAACCTATGAAATTGGGCAGGTTATAGAATTTAACAATATAAAAGGAGAAGTAGAGGCAATTGATAATATGTGTATTACGTTAAAAACAGAAAAAGGAAAATTAATTATACCAATAAAGGATGTTGTTGAGAGTCAAGTAAAAATACAGGATTAA
- a CDS encoding group III truncated hemoglobin — MQKSDIKTREDVFLLVSSFYKKVRKDTVLGPFFNDAIKDWDAHLENLTDFWQSSLFLKTRYYGNPLETHVKVDKANNNAITEKHFGIWLNLWFQTIEELFEGDYAENAKRRARKMGTFLYLKIFEARQSQ; from the coding sequence ATGCAAAAATCAGATATTAAAACAAGAGAAGATGTGTTTTTATTAGTATCATCATTCTATAAAAAAGTTAGAAAAGATACTGTTTTAGGTCCATTTTTTAATGATGCAATTAAAGATTGGGATGCGCACCTTGAAAACCTAACAGATTTTTGGCAATCTAGTTTATTTTTAAAAACCAGATACTACGGAAACCCATTAGAAACTCATGTTAAAGTTGATAAAGCCAATAATAATGCCATAACAGAAAAACACTTTGGTATTTGGTTAAACTTATGGTTTCAAACCATAGAAGAATTATTTGAAGGCGATTATGCCGAAAATGCGAAACGACGCGCCAGAAAAATGGGTACGTTTCTTTATTTAAAAATATTTGAGGCTAGACAAAGTCAGTAA
- a CDS encoding RNA polymerase sigma factor yields METLKNINKQSDEDLVKAIVKTNDTMLFEILYDRYSMLVYNKCLGFAKDEDEAKDLAQDVFLKLFVKLASFKGKSKFSTWLYAFTYNHCVNYVTRNTAKKFEKKAVDYKDIENLSEDDDNDNSFLSMKVDKLKVALEKISPDEKMILLLKYQDLLSIKDIVDVLDIGESAVKMRIKRAKDKLIIVYNNL; encoded by the coding sequence TTGGAAACCCTAAAAAACATTAATAAACAATCTGATGAAGATTTGGTAAAGGCCATAGTGAAAACTAATGACACTATGCTCTTTGAGATACTTTATGATAGGTACTCAATGCTAGTTTATAATAAATGTTTAGGGTTTGCAAAAGATGAAGATGAAGCTAAAGATTTAGCGCAAGATGTTTTTTTAAAACTGTTTGTTAAATTAGCAAGTTTTAAAGGGAAATCTAAATTTTCAACATGGTTGTATGCATTTACATATAATCATTGTGTAAATTATGTAACAAGAAACACTGCTAAAAAGTTTGAAAAAAAAGCAGTAGACTATAAAGATATTGAAAACCTTTCGGAAGATGATGATAATGACAATAGCTTCCTTAGTATGAAGGTTGATAAATTAAAAGTAGCATTAGAAAAAATTTCACCAGATGAAAAAATGATTCTTTTGTTAAAATATCAAGACTTACTATCTATAAAAGATATAGTTGATGTTTTAGATATTGGAGAAAGTGCGGTAAAAATGAGAATTAAGCGCGCAAAAGATAAATTAATAATAGTATATAATAACCTATAA
- a CDS encoding threonine/serine exporter family protein → MIELLLHFLEVSFWSGIAAVGFGILFNIPKRIILTVFILGFSVGFIKFMLLSFNFHIVLATLIAAFFVGLISYPIAHKIHHPPVVFSIPTVIPMIPGYFAYETVLSIMKFIFLEVDKTKRLELLDAIFTNGFNMIYILIAITIGVSLPLLLLNKSSVKQLKNKSNL, encoded by the coding sequence ATGATAGAATTATTATTACATTTTCTAGAAGTATCATTTTGGTCTGGAATAGCGGCTGTGGGTTTTGGAATTTTATTTAATATTCCTAAAAGAATAATTTTAACAGTATTTATTCTTGGGTTTTCGGTTGGTTTCATAAAATTTATGCTATTGAGTTTTAACTTTCATATAGTTTTAGCCACTTTAATTGCTGCTTTTTTTGTAGGTCTAATAAGTTATCCAATAGCTCACAAAATACATCATCCACCAGTTGTATTTTCTATACCAACGGTCATTCCTATGATTCCTGGATATTTTGCCTACGAAACTGTACTATCAATTATGAAGTTTATTTTTTTAGAAGTAGATAAAACTAAAAGATTGGAATTATTAGACGCTATTTTTACAAATGGATTTAACATGATTTACATACTTATTGCTATAACCATTGGTGTATCCTTACCTTTATTATTACTAAACAAAAGCAGTGTAAAGCAATTAAAAAACAAATCTAATCTATAA
- a CDS encoding anthranilate synthase component I family protein — protein sequence MRAKSNYKPKNTEVFKNQLLHWAQQFDDVVWLDSNEYNQEYSNYEAILAVDAFTCIKTDYHNAFDDLKEYQTITKDWIFGYLTYDLKNDVEDLNSNNFDGLEFSDLYFFQPKKLFLFKGNAVEMQYLGAVDDEIETDLDEIISQKVNYFNNNDFNEDAIKIKLRIHKDAYFEKVETMLNHIHRGDIYEANFCQEFYAEDTQINPLETYYKLNKISKPPFASFLKIHDKYVLSASPERYLKKEGNIVVSQPIKGTAKRSDSEKEDKQLISNLLQDEKERSENIMIVDLVRNDLSKTAIKGSVNVEELCKVYTFEQVHQMISTVTSKVTATTHPVDVIKSTFPMGSMTGAPKISSMKIIEKLEETKRGVYSGAIGYFTPNNDFDFNVVIRSILYNASKKYVSYSVGSAITSKSNPLNEYEECLVKAKAMREVLEN from the coding sequence TTGAGAGCAAAGAGTAATTATAAGCCAAAAAATACAGAAGTATTTAAAAACCAACTACTGCATTGGGCGCAACAATTCGATGATGTTGTTTGGTTAGATTCTAACGAGTATAACCAAGAGTATTCTAATTATGAAGCTATTTTAGCAGTAGATGCTTTTACCTGTATTAAAACCGATTATCACAATGCTTTTGATGATTTAAAAGAATATCAAACCATAACAAAAGATTGGATTTTTGGTTATTTAACTTACGATTTAAAGAATGATGTTGAAGATTTAAACTCTAATAATTTTGATGGATTAGAATTTTCAGACCTCTATTTTTTTCAACCAAAAAAACTGTTTTTATTTAAGGGAAACGCTGTTGAAATGCAATATTTGGGAGCTGTTGATGACGAAATTGAAACAGATTTAGATGAAATTATAAGCCAAAAAGTAAATTATTTTAATAACAATGATTTTAATGAAGATGCTATAAAAATTAAGCTTAGAATTCATAAAGATGCTTATTTTGAAAAGGTGGAAACTATGCTAAATCACATCCACCGAGGCGATATTTATGAAGCCAATTTTTGTCAGGAATTTTACGCAGAAGATACACAAATAAACCCTTTAGAAACGTATTATAAACTCAATAAAATTTCAAAACCACCTTTTGCATCTTTTTTAAAAATTCATGATAAATATGTTTTAAGCGCTTCGCCAGAGCGTTATTTAAAAAAGGAAGGTAATATTGTTGTTTCTCAGCCAATTAAAGGTACCGCAAAACGATCTGATAGCGAAAAAGAAGATAAACAGCTTATTTCTAATTTATTACAAGATGAAAAAGAGCGTAGTGAGAACATTATGATTGTAGATTTGGTTAGAAATGATTTATCAAAAACAGCTATAAAAGGTAGCGTTAATGTGGAAGAACTTTGTAAGGTTTATACTTTTGAGCAAGTACACCAAATGATATCAACTGTTACATCAAAAGTTACAGCAACTACCCATCCTGTTGATGTTATAAAGAGCACATTTCCTATGGGAAGCATGACAGGGGCTCCTAAAATTTCATCAATGAAAATCATTGAAAAATTAGAAGAAACTAAACGCGGTGTGTATTCTGGGGCAATTGGCTATTTTACCCCAAATAATGATTTCGATTTTAACGTAGTCATCCGCAGTATTTTATACAATGCTTCAAAAAAATACGTATCCTATTCTGTTGGTAGTGCCATTACATCAAAAAGTAACCCGTTAAATGAATACGAGGAATGTTTGGTAAAAGCAAAAGCTATGCGCGAGGTTTTAGAAAATTAA
- a CDS encoding Rossmann-like and DUF2520 domain-containing protein → MISVTILGAGNVATHLYKAFKNANNIVVNQWYNRNIKALKSFKEAVEITDDLNQLKDANIYIIAVSDDAIANLSKLLPFENKLVVHTSGSVNIHDLDKKNKRGVFYPLQTFSKNANLDFSNIPICIETIDKADYHVLKALALTISNTVKKVNSDQRKVLHLAAVFVNNFTNQLYRIGHEITESEGAEFDLLKPLILETAKKVQDLSPYMAQTGPAKRNDKKTINKHIKLLKNEQHKLIYNLLTESIQKTHGR, encoded by the coding sequence ATGATTTCAGTAACTATTCTTGGTGCCGGTAATGTGGCAACCCATTTATATAAAGCCTTTAAAAACGCTAATAACATTGTTGTAAATCAATGGTATAACAGAAACATTAAAGCTTTAAAAAGTTTTAAAGAAGCGGTTGAAATTACCGATGATTTAAACCAACTTAAAGATGCCAATATTTATATTATTGCTGTAAGTGATGATGCTATTGCTAATCTTTCTAAATTACTTCCGTTTGAAAACAAACTAGTTGTGCACACCTCTGGTAGTGTAAACATTCATGATTTAGACAAAAAAAATAAACGGGGTGTATTTTATCCGCTGCAAACGTTTAGTAAAAATGCAAATTTAGATTTCAGCAACATTCCTATTTGTATTGAAACTATTGATAAGGCAGACTACCATGTTTTAAAAGCACTAGCGCTTACCATTAGTAACACTGTTAAAAAAGTAAATAGCGACCAACGAAAAGTGTTGCATTTAGCTGCAGTTTTTGTAAATAACTTTACCAATCAATTATATCGTATTGGACATGAAATTACAGAAAGTGAAGGTGCAGAATTTGACTTATTAAAGCCTTTAATTTTAGAAACTGCTAAAAAAGTTCAAGATTTATCGCCGTATATGGCACAAACAGGCCCTGCTAAACGCAATGACAAAAAAACTATTAATAAACACATAAAACTTTTAAAAAACGAACAACACAAGCTAATATATAACTTGTTAACCGAATCGATACAAAAAACACATGGAAGATAA
- a CDS encoding threonine/serine exporter ThrE family protein produces MPNSKEFEQVSDLLLEISALLMISGANTRRINLSIDRFASVLNFDVHTWINQKTIIMTLTDKETKQSETKVYNLPPHSLNFKIISEISKASWNAKQENWSFEQIASEIKRIKGLKKYSKTTVLFAVSLAVAGFCNIFNGDYLNMLVAFVSAFLGLFVSQQAHRLNYNMYVRTFLAAFAASIVACLGVILNIGAYPHTALATSILFLVPGVPLINSFTDVMDNNILNGVVRFAVGAMIVLAIATGLFLAMYIFSIKLI; encoded by the coding sequence ATGCCTAACTCAAAAGAATTTGAGCAAGTTTCTGATTTATTACTGGAAATTTCTGCTCTTTTAATGATTTCAGGTGCCAACACTAGGAGAATAAATTTAAGTATTGACAGATTCGCTTCTGTATTAAATTTTGATGTACATACTTGGATTAACCAAAAAACCATCATTATGACCCTAACTGATAAAGAAACAAAACAGAGCGAAACAAAAGTTTATAACCTACCTCCACACAGTTTAAATTTCAAGATTATTTCTGAAATAAGTAAAGCCAGTTGGAACGCCAAACAAGAAAACTGGTCCTTTGAGCAAATTGCTTCTGAAATTAAACGTATAAAAGGATTAAAAAAGTACTCAAAAACCACTGTACTATTTGCTGTAAGTCTTGCTGTTGCAGGGTTTTGCAATATATTTAATGGAGATTATTTAAACATGTTAGTTGCATTTGTTAGTGCTTTTTTAGGACTGTTTGTATCTCAACAAGCACACAGGTTAAATTACAACATGTATGTTAGAACATTTTTAGCAGCATTTGCTGCCTCTATAGTGGCTTGCTTAGGAGTTATTTTAAATATTGGTGCGTATCCGCATACAGCTCTAGCCACATCAATACTTTTCCTTGTTCCTGGAGTCCCCTTAATTAACTCGTTTACCGATGTAATGGATAACAACATTTTAAATGGGGTTGTACGGTTTGCAGTTGGTGCTATGATTGTATTGGCAATTGCCACAGGTCTTTTTTTAGCTATGTATATATTTTCAATAAAACTTATATGA
- a CDS encoding geranylgeranylglycerol-phosphate geranylgeranyltransferase produces MNFLNLIRWKNLLIIAFTQLLIKYAFLASFGINTALNELGIVILILATVCIAAAGNIINDIYDVETDLVNKPNKVIVGKSISEKNAFNLFIALNIIGVGLGYYLSYLVGKSAFFSIFIIISVLLYTYASYLKQTPLIGNIVISILVGLSILIVGIFELLPNITPQNQQLQLVYFKVILNYAFFAFIINLIREIAKDIEDIDGDYKAGMNTLPIAIGRERASNILFALSLMAVIAVIYYVVYKIYQNQIAVIYFLIAVIAPLIYISIKTFNAKTKKQFHHISNMLKFVMLLGILSLLLYMYA; encoded by the coding sequence TTGAACTTTCTAAACCTAATTAGATGGAAAAACTTACTTATAATTGCATTTACGCAATTACTAATAAAATATGCCTTTTTAGCATCGTTTGGTATTAACACTGCTTTAAATGAATTAGGTATAGTTATTTTAATTCTAGCCACTGTTTGCATTGCTGCTGCTGGCAATATTATTAATGATATTTATGATGTTGAAACCGATTTAGTAAACAAACCCAATAAAGTAATTGTAGGTAAATCTATTTCAGAAAAAAATGCATTTAATCTATTTATTGCTTTAAACATCATTGGGGTTGGTTTAGGGTATTATTTATCTTATTTAGTTGGCAAAAGTGCTTTCTTTTCAATATTTATAATCATATCGGTTTTACTTTATACATATGCTAGTTATTTAAAACAAACACCTCTAATTGGCAATATAGTTATCTCTATTTTAGTTGGCTTAAGTATTTTAATTGTTGGTATTTTTGAATTGCTGCCCAATATAACGCCACAAAATCAGCAATTGCAATTGGTGTACTTTAAAGTTATTTTAAACTACGCATTTTTTGCATTCATTATAAATTTAATAAGAGAAATAGCTAAAGATATTGAAGACATTGATGGCGACTATAAAGCGGGTATGAACACACTACCTATAGCCATTGGTAGAGAACGTGCCTCTAATATCTTATTTGCATTATCATTAATGGCAGTTATTGCAGTGATATATTATGTGGTTTATAAAATTTACCAGAATCAAATAGCTGTAATATATTTTTTAATAGCTGTTATAGCACCTCTTATTTATATTTCAATTAAAACATTTAATGCAAAAACTAAAAAGCAGTTTCATCATATAAGTAACATGCTTAAATTTGTGATGTTATTAGGAATACTTTCGCTACTTTTATACATGTATGCTTAA
- a CDS encoding aldose 1-epimerase family protein has protein sequence MYSIENNKLKVAIKKTGAELCKITSVKNNTEFMWDGNPDIWNGTAPNLFPIIGALKENSYTYENKIYTLPKHGFVRHSEDIELFEETKNSLTFKLSYNDDLLKIYPFKFEFYITFKLTNNTLEVLHTVKNIDNKALYFSIGGHPAFKCPVFENEIYEDYTLEFEHIENSNTHLINMQNGLISCKTKPVFNNTSSLPLKHSLFNEDALVFKDLKSRKVTLKSDLNGDILTVSYPNFNYLGIWAKPNGDYVCIEPWLGIADYENTNQNIKTKDGIIKLEANKTFHASYFIEINNTHLL, from the coding sequence ATGTATTCAATAGAAAATAACAAACTAAAAGTAGCCATAAAAAAAACAGGCGCAGAACTATGTAAAATAACTTCGGTAAAAAATAACACTGAATTTATGTGGGATGGAAACCCCGATATTTGGAATGGTACTGCCCCTAATTTATTTCCAATAATAGGAGCCTTAAAAGAAAACAGCTACACGTATGAAAACAAAATTTACACCCTACCCAAACATGGTTTTGTAAGACATAGTGAAGATATTGAGTTGTTTGAAGAAACAAAAAACAGCTTAACTTTTAAGCTAAGTTATAATGACGATTTATTAAAAATATACCCCTTTAAATTTGAGTTTTATATTACATTTAAACTTACCAACAACACTCTTGAAGTGTTACATACAGTGAAAAACATAGATAATAAGGCGCTGTATTTTTCTATTGGTGGGCACCCCGCATTTAAATGTCCTGTATTTGAAAACGAAATATATGAAGATTACACCCTAGAGTTTGAGCATATTGAAAACTCTAACACCCACCTTATTAACATGCAAAACGGACTTATTTCTTGTAAAACCAAACCTGTTTTTAACAATACTTCTTCATTACCCTTAAAACATAGCTTATTTAATGAAGATGCTCTAGTTTTTAAAGATTTAAAATCTAGAAAAGTAACCTTAAAAAGTGATTTAAACGGTGATATTTTAACCGTAAGTTATCCCAATTTTAATTACTTAGGTATTTGGGCAAAACCTAATGGCGATTATGTTTGCATAGAGCCTTGGTTAGGTATAGCAGATTATGAAAACACCAATCAAAATATAAAAACAAAAGACGGCATTATAAAACTAGAGGCCAATAAAACGTTTCATGCTAGTTACTTTATTGAAATAAACAACACCCATTTGCTCTAA
- a CDS encoding HAD family hydrolase has translation MEDKSYKKYLKEINTFIFDVDGVLTDGNVTIMTNGEMLRTMNIKDGYALKTAVDAGFNVCIISGGSNEGVRKRLSGLGIKDIFLGAHNKIDQLNEYLNNKAIQLENVLYMGDDIPDYPVMKLVGLPCCPQDAVQEIKNISKYISHKNGGKGAVRDVIEQVLKVHDKWNGNFNAKYD, from the coding sequence ATGGAAGATAAAAGCTACAAAAAATACCTTAAAGAAATTAACACCTTTATTTTTGATGTAGATGGCGTTTTAACCGACGGAAACGTTACCATTATGACCAACGGAGAGATGCTTAGAACCATGAACATTAAAGATGGTTATGCCTTAAAAACAGCTGTAGATGCTGGCTTTAATGTGTGCATCATATCAGGTGGTTCTAATGAAGGGGTTAGAAAACGGTTATCTGGATTAGGAATTAAAGACATTTTTCTAGGCGCACACAATAAAATAGACCAACTAAATGAATACTTAAACAACAAAGCTATTCAATTAGAAAATGTATTGTACATGGGCGATGATATACCAGATTATCCTGTTATGAAACTTGTTGGTTTACCGTGTTGCCCACAAGATGCCGTACAAGAAATAAAAAATATCTCAAAATATATTTCTCATAAAAACGGCGGTAAAGGTGCTGTACGCGATGTTATTGAACAAGTGCTAAAAGTACATGATAAATGGAATGGAAATTTTAATGCTAAATATGATTAG
- the ccsA gene encoding cytochrome c biogenesis protein, protein MQKKLANILFSTRLTGILFIVFAAAMITGTFLDAGQDTSPTPYTRNLIYNAWWFEAIMGLFVVNFAGNIFRYRLYKKEKWATLILHIAFIFIFVGAFITRYVSFEGMMSIAEGATENVFLSQKTYVTAYIDGDYEINGVQQRLPLEYEVDFSKRLDNHFKVETNYNKQPVTIELEKFIVGAEEDIIPDENGEEYLKIVESGGGGPHNHFLKVGEQASIHNVIFTLNNPAKGAVNIHYQGDSLSIDSPFDGTYMVMASQEQGTLVKDSIQPLRLRSLYRIGNMQMVFPKPVVKGVFDIVQKSQVLKNDEDGVVFKVTTNGETKRVGVLGGKGMNRPFKQVSVGGLDFAFQYGAKVLELPFSIKLNDFVAEKFPGSDINSAYSSQVTVIDDEEGSFDYKIYMNNILNHRGYRFFQSSFFPDESGTILSVNHDYWGTLITYIGYFMLYFGLLAILFLKGTRFSDLRNQLNKVKEKKSKLITVLFLSIGLTGFSQQHSENDGHNHSNQAVTQFKPTKAQIDSILAANITPKEHAEKFAHLVIQDLDGRMKPVSTYASEMLRKLSKHDTYEDFDAHQVFLSMQESPRLWYNVPVIYLAKRKADTIRHIIGTNVDDEYVTLADFFSERGTYKLQPYLDDAFSTTQPNGYQKEIQEAHKRVNLLYNTIEGASLKLFPIPDDANNTWVSSYDYKFGQYKIKDSLYGNFIKNGVQAYLFTLNNAKKTGDFTEAEKLLEAFKKTQHKYGGEVMLSDGKIHTEVLYNKFDIFRSLFSWYMYASSVMFILLIIQIFRNKNKTIDILVSVLKWIIVALFLMHLAGLIARWYVSGHAPWSDAYESMIYVAWATMLFGLIFGRKSDLTLASTAFVTSMLLMVAHFQWMDPSIGNLQPVLNSYWLMIHVAVIVASYGPFTLGMVLGIVSLLLMAVTTKKNKTKMDLNIKELTIINEMSLTVGLVMLTIGNFLGGMWANESWGRYWGWDPKETWALISIMIYAFVIHMRLIPGLRGRWFFNLCSVIAISFIIFTYFGVNFYLAGLHSYQSGQQLDSLKSITVAVGFVAILGFFSYKGFVKYYKK, encoded by the coding sequence ATGCAAAAAAAACTCGCCAACATTCTTTTTTCAACGCGTCTTACCGGTATTTTATTTATTGTTTTTGCAGCTGCAATGATTACAGGAACATTTTTAGATGCAGGACAAGATACATCACCAACACCATATACCAGAAATTTAATTTACAATGCTTGGTGGTTTGAAGCTATTATGGGGCTGTTTGTTGTAAATTTTGCAGGTAATATATTTAGGTATAGATTATATAAGAAAGAAAAATGGGCTACTTTAATTTTACACATAGCCTTCATTTTTATTTTTGTAGGTGCTTTTATAACAAGATATGTGAGCTTTGAAGGCATGATGTCTATTGCTGAAGGTGCTACAGAGAACGTGTTTCTGTCACAAAAAACTTACGTAACAGCTTACATTGATGGAGACTATGAAATTAATGGTGTGCAACAGCGTTTACCTTTAGAATATGAGGTAGATTTTTCAAAACGATTAGACAACCATTTCAAAGTAGAAACCAATTATAATAAACAACCTGTAACCATAGAGTTAGAAAAGTTTATTGTTGGAGCAGAAGAAGATATTATACCAGACGAAAACGGTGAAGAATATTTAAAAATTGTAGAGTCTGGAGGCGGTGGTCCTCATAATCATTTTTTAAAAGTTGGAGAACAAGCTAGCATACACAATGTAATATTCACTTTAAACAATCCTGCTAAAGGTGCTGTAAACATTCATTATCAAGGAGATTCGCTATCTATAGATTCGCCTTTTGATGGTACTTATATGGTTATGGCCTCTCAAGAACAAGGAACGTTGGTTAAAGATAGTATTCAACCTTTAAGGTTGCGTTCGCTTTATAGAATTGGTAATATGCAAATGGTGTTTCCAAAGCCAGTTGTAAAAGGTGTTTTTGATATTGTTCAAAAATCTCAAGTACTAAAAAATGATGAAGATGGCGTGGTATTTAAAGTTACCACAAATGGCGAAACTAAACGTGTTGGTGTACTTGGTGGCAAAGGTATGAACAGACCTTTTAAACAGGTTTCTGTTGGCGGATTAGATTTTGCGTTTCAGTATGGTGCTAAAGTTTTAGAGTTGCCTTTTAGTATAAAATTAAATGATTTTGTTGCCGAAAAATTTCCAGGTTCTGACATTAATTCGGCTTACTCCAGTCAAGTTACGGTAATTGATGATGAAGAGGGGAGTTTTGATTATAAAATTTATATGAATAATATCCTAAATCATCGTGGATATCGCTTTTTTCAATCTAGCTTTTTCCCAGATGAGAGTGGTACTATTTTATCAGTAAATCATGATTATTGGGGTACTTTAATCACTTACATAGGATATTTTATGTTGTACTTTGGTTTATTGGCTATTTTATTTTTAAAAGGAACAAGATTTTCAGATTTAAGAAACCAGTTAAATAAGGTAAAAGAAAAGAAATCAAAATTAATTACAGTACTCTTTTTAAGTATTGGATTAACAGGGTTTTCTCAGCAACATTCAGAAAACGACGGACATAATCATTCTAATCAGGCAGTAACGCAGTTTAAGCCAACTAAGGCGCAAATAGATTCTATTCTTGCGGCCAATATTACCCCTAAAGAGCATGCCGAAAAATTTGCTCATTTAGTAATTCAAGATTTAGATGGAAGAATGAAGCCTGTAAGCACTTACGCTTCAGAAATGCTACGTAAATTGAGTAAGCACGATACTTATGAAGATTTTGATGCACATCAAGTTTTCTTATCAATGCAAGAAAGTCCAAGACTTTGGTATAATGTTCCTGTAATTTATTTAGCTAAGAGAAAAGCAGATACCATTAGGCATATTATAGGAACCAATGTTGATGATGAGTACGTAACTTTAGCCGATTTCTTTTCAGAAAGAGGTACTTATAAACTCCAACCGTATTTAGATGATGCCTTTAGTACCACACAACCTAACGGATATCAAAAAGAAATACAAGAAGCGCATAAGCGTGTAAACTTATTATATAATACTATAGAAGGCGCTTCTTTAAAACTATTCCCTATACCAGATGATGCTAATAATACTTGGGTATCGTCTTACGATTATAAATTCGGGCAATATAAAATTAAAGATTCCCTTTACGGAAACTTTATAAAAAATGGCGTTCAAGCTTATTTATTTACGCTTAATAATGCTAAAAAAACAGGTGATTTTACTGAAGCCGAAAAACTTCTAGAAGCCTTTAAAAAAACACAGCATAAGTATGGCGGTGAAGTGATGTTGAGTGATGGTAAAATTCATACGGAAGTATTATACAACAAGTTTGATATTTTTAGATCGCTATTTAGCTGGTATATGTACGCTAGTAGTGTCATGTTTATTCTGCTAATAATACAGATTTTTAGAAATAAAAATAAAACAATAGATATTTTAGTTTCAGTTTTAAAATGGATTATTGTAGCCTTATTTTTAATGCATTTAGCAGGGTTAATTGCACGTTGGTATGTGTCTGGTCATGCTCCTTGGAGTGATGCCTATGAATCTATGATTTATGTGGCTTGGGCAACCATGTTGTTTGGTTTAATTTTTGGTAGAAAGAGTGATTTAACTTTGGCATCTACAGCTTTTGTAACGTCTATGCTATTAATGGTAGCTCATTTTCAATGGATGGATCCTTCTATAGGAAACCTACAACCTGTTTTAAATAGTTATTGGCTTATGATACATGTAGCAGTAATTGTTGCTAGTTACGGTCCGTTTACCTTAGGAATGGTTTTAGGAATTGTATCATTGCTTTTAATGGCGGTTACCACTAAAAAGAACAAAACTAAAATGGATTTAAACATAAAAGAACTTACCATTATTAATGAAATGTCTTTAACCGTTGGTTTAGTAATGTTAACCATAGGTAACTTTTTAGGAGGCATGTGGGCTAATGAAAGTTGGGGGCGTTATTGGGGGTGGGATCCTAAAGAAACATGGGCACTAATAAGTATCATGATTTATGCCTTTGTAATTCATATGCGTTTAATACCAGGACTTCGCGGACGTTGGTTTTTTAACCTTTGCTCGGTAATAGCCATTTCATTTATAATCTTCACCTATTTTGGAGTTAATTTTTATTTAGCAGGGTTGCATTCTTATCAGTCTGGGCAACAATTAGATAGCTTAAAAAGTATTACTGTAGCAGTTGGTTTTGTAGCTATTTTAGGTTTCTTTAGTTATAAAGGGTTTGTTAAGTATTATAAAAAGTAA